The Strix aluco isolate bStrAlu1 chromosome 19, bStrAlu1.hap1, whole genome shotgun sequence genome contains a region encoding:
- the LOC141932094 gene encoding uncharacterized protein LOC141932094 isoform X2 → MPQAQSQGNATALPAPHVLWSCSPSPEITCLDTWEDLSLSTTLVTARLWQAASLLSHSLVLRMLKPPTSDLERDLQILANKYFWRDEAVKSRVQPLSQNGFGLERCALSSREDEKLPATCL, encoded by the exons ATGCCACAGGCCCAGAGCCAGGGAAATGCTACTGCCCTTCCAGCACCCCACGTGCTGTGGAgctgctccccttccccag AAATAACATGTCTGGATACCTGGGAGGATCTGAGTCTCTCCACCACTTTGGTTACTGCACGGCTCTGGCAGGCAGCATCGCTCCTCAGCCACTCCTTAGTACTGAGAATGCTAAAACCACCAACCTCTGACCTTGAACGCGATTTGCAAATTCTCGCAAACAAATACTTTTGGAGAGATGAAGCAGTCAAAAGCCGGGTGCAGCCTTTATCCCAAAATGGGTTTGGACTTGAG CGATGTGCCCTTTCTTCCCGTGAAGATGAGAAGCTCCCTGCGACATGCTTGTGA
- the LOC141932094 gene encoding uncharacterized protein LOC141932094 isoform X4, whose protein sequence is MPQAQSQGNATALPAPHVLWSCSPSPEITCLDTWEDLSLSTTLVTARLWQAASLLSHSLVLRMLKPPTSDLERDLQILANKYFWRDEAVKSRVQPLSQNGFGLECRKA, encoded by the exons ATGCCACAGGCCCAGAGCCAGGGAAATGCTACTGCCCTTCCAGCACCCCACGTGCTGTGGAgctgctccccttccccag AAATAACATGTCTGGATACCTGGGAGGATCTGAGTCTCTCCACCACTTTGGTTACTGCACGGCTCTGGCAGGCAGCATCGCTCCTCAGCCACTCCTTAGTACTGAGAATGCTAAAACCACCAACCTCTGACCTTGAACGCGATTTGCAAATTCTCGCAAACAAATACTTTTGGAGAGATGAAGCAGTCAAAAGCCGGGTGCAGCCTTTATCCCAAAATGGGTTTGGACTTGAG